The genomic stretch AGTAATGCTTTCTTAATAGCTGATGATGGCCAGCATCTCCTTTGAAGAATTAATTCTTTTGACACTTCACTCCAGCTCTCTATggttacaaatacatttttgatgCAAACTGCATTTTGCATTCACTCTTAGCATAAGGACTAAATCTCCTGGTTATTGGTGGAGAATAACATATCAGAGTGAGCAACTCTTCTTGCTCTGTTCTAATGTATGAGTATAGATATGGTATAGAGATATaatcccacagccatttcttaCCGAAGCATTATATGGATAGGGACAGAAATTTTCCTGGTATAAATTGTTATAGCTTTGTTGACTCCAAGTCCCAGAGACCTCTGTGGAGCTTAGAACAACTTATACTAAATGAAAATTTTGTTCTTATAATTGCAGTCCAGAGTTCTCAAGATAAAAAAGACAAGAAGAATTGTATAGGAATCAAGTAAAATTGTTAAAATTGATCACACAAATAAAATCATGCTTGTCCACTGTATAGACAACATGGTAAAAAAGTCTTGCAAAATTTTGAATGAGCAAGAAAACATACAGTTGTTCCCCTCCCAATTGTCCTAAATGTGTTAGAGTCACTTCTTTCCTTTTGAAGCTAATTATGTTTATTATGAGTTCAAaggatgaaaaataataaattattagaCAGAAATCTTGGTCTTATCCTAATCATTTGGCTTATCCTACGCACTTACGTACTTCTATGAACAGAGAATCACTCCACATGGAGAAAAATATTCTCACAGCAGAATGAGGCCCTATGACTATTCTAACAAAACTACTTGAACATTGTAGATGAAGAGATATTACATGtgtatagagaaaaaaaaaatttttaattctGTCAGCAGAGTAGGCCTTGAGCTAAATCCTGACCAATTTCCATGAAAGCAAGGAACACAATTGGCCTTATTTTGATCTTGTTACACTCCTGTAATTCTAGTGGCTTCAGTGATTTACTTCACTAGACAGTAATAAGAACAGGACCAGAATCTAGCCTAGTATCTTTCATATTATTGATACAGACACTCTTAGGCCAAATACAGCATTTTCAGACTGTTGTCAGGttgttaaatatattaaataaataaaataggtaATCTGCGTCTTGAGAGAAAATGCACGTATGTCAAAATAAAAGCCCTTATTATATATCCACCACAGTGGATTTTTCTCCAGCTTATCGGTACCTTGCTGTTGATTTCTGCTGGAGTACATCAAGAATAACCTTTAAAACTGCACAGACTTAAAATTCCAGGGAGGCgagatcaaattaaaaaaagaaaaaaagaggaaaatagctAAATACGTACACAATTTTCAGAGAACTAACGGAAACAAATGTAACTCCATTAAAACCAATGAAGCTATACTGAATTCAATCAGCTAATGATTTTACACCTAAATTACAGTGAAAAGCTCTGCTCTGCAGATATTCTCATTTTAACTAAAGATTTGTAAACTTCAGATGCATCTATGGAGGTTAGATTCCGATAAGTAAACTTACCCATAACATACACCAATCTGGATATCTAGGGAAAAGGTTTTGTCAATATTTAGAGATCTTATGATGAAATTAAAGTCATTTCACTCTTACAAGTATAAAGTATCTGATACCTGGTCAGAACTAAATAGAAACGGTGATACTAAACTTGGATCCTCCTTTTCTAAGTACACACTTCATTTTCACTCATCATAGGAGAATATGCACTAGTGATGAATAGTGTGAAGCCTATGGGGCATGACTGATTGGGAATTATTTTTCCTAGCAGAATTCAGCAgcatgaaaaataagcaaattaacCTGTTTGATATATTAGTAGTAGTACTCCTGATGCTTCTCTCTGTGTtggaaatacattaaaataatgtttttacattatatttctatattttgaCCCTAGAATTAAGTGAATATAGAAGTGTGATAAAGAAGGAGTTGAGAGAACATTTGGACtctacttgtttttttccaaacctCAGCTTGGATTTAAAAGGAGTCAGAACTGACTCTTTCTATGCAAAACCATTTGATCCCTGTTCTCTTGCCAGTTACTCTGGTTTTCCAGTGTGCAGCTCCTTTAACAACAGAGCAGTCACTTTTTGGCTTCTATGGGTGTGAAAAGAGACTACAGCTCCAATCCTACCAGCTAAAACCATAtacaataaagattttttttaagaatataacAGCAGACATCTTTTATGCTGTGCTTGCACTGTCTACTATTGTGCTAATTAGATGATTCCCTGCTTCTGCCAGAATGAGGGCTGCAGAGCCCAAGTCTCTTTCCAGCTACACCAGTAATGTAACATCCATTTCTTATGTTTCGTTCAAGTGAGTTCTGTCCACTGATGCAAACAAAAGGTGATTCAAGCCCCCAAAAGTTTGGTTTGTATTATTCTTTTTTGCAGATGTTTCTTCTTTCCAGTAGAATAGAGCCTCACTTGGAAAACAtactctttgtttttttcagtgaactGTCATCTCTAAGGGTGTAAtttgaaattcagcttttttcCATTGTCTTTTAGGTTTCTAATAGTCATTCTGAAAGTTGGAAGTATGCAAGCCAGTTCTTTTTATCTATCATATTCACCCATTACTTCAATTTGCAAGTGGTGTGGCCCCTTTATCTTGTAATATAGAAGCGAGGACTTACATGCCTCCTGGCATCCATCATAGCATGTGGGTCGTCTGGGTTGACCACGTCATTCTGATTGATTCTCATAGGTTCTCTGGGCACATGGGAAAAgtctgcctgcagctgcagctgggatCCTAATGCGGAGACCTTTCTCTGGGGGACCAGGATCTGGTGAGGATCCATTGGATCGATGTCTGCACTTCTGGTGTTTCTGTGGGGTTCAGGTGTGTTGAATTGGAATAAAGGAATTTCATTTCTCCTGGACAAGAACTGGGAGTATGGTGGTGGATTCATACCAGGGAAGAAAGCTTGTTTAACTCTGCCCAAGCTAACCAGGAAATTGTGTTTAGGAGATTGGTACACGTCGTAACCATTTTCCAGGGTCCTGTGTTTGAACACACAGTCTTCTTGTCTGAAGtaatgcttcaggaaaaaaatatgacaGCTGTGAGCAGAGAGATGTAGTAATTAAAAAGTACCGATTAAAAACAGCAAGAGGGATGAGACCTTGCAGCAGGTATCTTTCTGATTCCCTAGCTCTGCAGTAACAACTCAGAAAAGGCTTAGTCAACTGTAGATCTAATATGTGTGCCCCATATTTACAGCAAAGGTGTTTTGGGGACAACACTTTTCTCTGAGAGAACTGCATTGTCCGAGCTATTTCCAAGCCACAGCTATAGACTACAGCAAGAATTCAGGCTGGTCCATCATTAGATTTCATTCTGGTCTCATTTAGGCCAGCAGGACTCACATGTCTTCTGTCAGCTCTATGATTCAATACAATTGGCTAGAAGAGGAAAATTTAACCTAAGTGTCAGGTCCTCAGCTGGCTTAAATCTGCATCCTCCTTCACTACATGTAGCTACACAGATTTGCCCTAGCTGAGGACATTGGCCCTATGGTAAGAACAGCAGGATGCATCTGCCTTACTCTTGAGTCTTAGCGAAGGTCACTCACCGAtccaaaaatgtttcctttcatgtCCATACATAGGTAGCGTCCACTCTTCACTCCAGTGATTATTACATAGCCGGCACCTTCGGACTTGATCATTAGGGCACctgtttagaaaaacaaagatgtCAAATCTGGGACACAGTTCTGCACTGGACTGCTGCCTCAAAGATCCACAGAAGTGCTGGCTGGAAGAGCCATCCCAGGGGTCTTTGGGCCAACGTTCCACTCGAATGTAGACAAATGTGCTGTTGGCTCATATTTGGCCTGGTGCTCCCTGTAACCTTCAGGTCCTGTCCAGCAGGGCTCTGTCCATGCAATGAGGCTGCTCCAGCCTGTACCACCACCGGGGGTTATTCCAGCCCTGGTGCAGAACCTTGCACTTCTCATGTGTCTGGTGTCTCAGCAGGACTGTGGTGACCTGACAGAGGTTCAGTAATTTCCCTTTCACAACTCCTTTCCTTGTCATACCTCACTTCCTGCTCTACCATTCCAACTAGCTGTGTATTTACTTCCTGACAGATTGGCAAAGCATGGTATTTTCTTGGCTGTGGCTCTCTACACCATCATACTGGTTCTTGACCAATACAACTGAATTTTATAAAACTTACTAATATGCATGAAAAATAACAAGAGGATGCAGCATTTATACAAGTATTTGATCaataatttctaaaaaatgtAGCAGAACTtgatcatttttttctcctcaatcaaattataactttaaaaaagtcttttgttCCTCATACACTCATACAGAGATATCACTGGACATGCTTACATATTTAGTTGAGTAGACGAAGAAGATGCTATgcagtaataataattaaaatgacTTTCTGATTTATAGTTACTTGTGATGTGAGCATTGAAAAAAGAGGAGTACTTCTGGAATattataaaaaaaccctaaattttaaaaaagatattttttctacTAACTATGCTGTTTGGGCTAGGtatacagcaaagaaagaaagaaagataccTTAACTTTGCATGAAAATAGATGATGGTGATGAGATAATTTAAGAGCCACACTGCACTCCAAAGGCTTAGTGCTTCATTTACAAGAGTCTGACCTTTTGCAATTTCCCCCTGTTTAATCAAACTTTGCATATTCAGTGACCCATGTTCTGTACACAGTTGTGTTTCTGCCATGCGGCACATTAAATGCACAAATCTGAAGCTTGTCTCACAAACCAATTTTCAATGCAGAGAAGTACTGATGTATTTGGAAGGAAATGACCAACTGTACTCGTGTAGTTGCTTAGAGGTAGTTATCAGCTCTCTACCCAAAAATAAAGGTTTTACAAACACAGCCAGTTTTCCACCACTGCTGTGGTGAGTTCCCTCAGTGTACTTCCTTTGCAGATGCTATCACCAGAATGGGAAGGAGCTATTTGGGGCATGTCATCACCAACCTCTCATCGGGACTTCCACAACAAGCTGTGAGTAAAATCATGAAGTGAAGGATAATTCTGGTAGTTTTTGCTTGCAGAGTATCACAGGAATCATAGAACTTACTATAAAGGTGAAGAATGAGAATCCTCATCTGCTAGATTTCTTTGAagcaattttgtttgtttgttaaacaAAGGGAAGATTATAATTACGTGTGTTTTCCGTCTCGCAGCTGTCTGCCTGCCTACCAGGAGGATGGAATTTGCTATAGCTagtgaaaaggcaaaaaaaaaaagcattgtgcTCTCTGCCCTGTTCACACGAAGACCGAGGGTCCATAATGAGCTACTTACTGTAAATGGTTTGGTGTGGGGCACCATCAACATAGCCCTCAGAGTTGATTTGGAGGTGGAAGCTGTTCCTCTCCGTAGCTGTGTACAAGTGCATCAGGTGATCGGTGCTCCCCCAGCTGGGATTCAGCAGCGGAGAGGAGTTGAGAAAGGCAGTGGTAGCCTTCAGGCTGCAGAGCACCAGCAGCATGTACCCCCGGTAGCTATAGGGACAAGCTTGTGGCATGGCTCTCTGTCCTTAGCGGCCAGTTGGTATCTGAAACTTGATAttcctctttgcttctctttttccctcGTTCGTGTGTGTCTGGATCATGAATCCTCAGATGGGCTCCCTTCTTCTTTGTAGAGGCTTATAAAGGGCAGCCAAGTGACATCATACAGGAAAAACTTCTCCACATCCTTGAGTTTTGtcaaagcaacattttaaatggCCCAAAACCTCAAGGGAAGGAAAGTACGTAGGTTCTCTGGCTAAGGTGTGGGGGGGGAACAAATGTAAGGTTTCTAAAGACAGCTCATGAAAGCTAATCATATGTTCAAATGTTATCTACAAGCCTGTGACATCTGAGAGCTTCCCACGCCCCTACTGTTAAATCCAGGAAGAGCAGTCCACTGTGCTGCACAGAAAGCTttttgggaagggaagggaataaCACTTTAGACTTTgaacttccttttttctcagaTATGTTTGTTCAGATTCCCACTTTCCCTCGGTTTTCCAAACGACATTCTGATTTGGCAGAAACACCAAATACTGCTAAAAATTTTGAAGATGTGTCAGAAGCTGGTATTGGGTTCAGCTGGGCCTGATTCCCCATTCATAGTGATGTAAATTCAGCAGTGAGTCTGTTGGACTGAAACTTGCATTACCCCATTTAAGCAAGAGACGCTTGATATGAGCACAGCCTTCTTGAAATAAGCTCTCCcgtttatttcttctgtttcataaTTTGATGTTGGCCAAACAGCTGAAAATTACCTGTAGGATGCTTAGAAACTGCATGTTTGTTCCTCTGCATTGTACATCTAGCTAGCAGTCATTTATGGAGTCATATCTGTTAGCATAGCTAGTAGATCTAGAACCCGAATCAAAACTGGAATGACTCATCTTGGCACATTTTTGTTACTTCAGGTACAGCAAGCACACTTGGAAGAACTACAAAGGGAAATAACCAAACTAAAAAGTAATAATTGTAAAGCAATATTCAAAAATGGCTTAAGATACGATACACACATTTCAGTTGTCCTGACAAATTTCTGTGGTTTTACAAACaaattttccacttaaaaaaaattgttccattTTCATTATGAAAACGCTGTATTAATAGGAAAGTGGCTATGTAGGTAAAATGATGATGACAATGATAATAACAGGTTATGAAACTAAGCCACTCTAAGGTTTCTTtcaaataatgaatataaaactGAAGAGAATACTGAAAATTAAGtcattcactttttttaaaaaaaagaagcctgagGATTTTATTAGTAGCAGTCTGAGGTCCAGTACTTTCAAGCAGAAATACGAGTAAGTTACAGTCTCTAGCTGGACACAGGGTGTCAGATTCTCAGCTTCCTTAGCAAGCTGTGGAGCAATGACACCAGCACCATGCATATTACAGATTTATGCAACTGTAACCAACTGCAAAAGttgatctgatttttttgttgtttaaaattaGCAAAACTCTGCCAATTTCTTCCAACACACCTGTGTAAATCTAGAGACTTATGTCAGTGTATATACACCTGTGTAAATGACAGCAATTTTATGCAAAGTGCATTAGGGTCATATCTTAAACTGACTAGATTAACAAAGTTGACTTCACTGAGAGGCAATCAAGGCTACAAATGTTTTACTGGGTATAACATCTGAGATGCTTTACTGTCTTAATTTAAAAGCTAGTTTGGAAGGAAAGGacggatattttttcttttcttttttaagtgataTATCTGCTTTAGTGGTGAAGTTATCCATTAATTtcatatatagcatatatagGATAGTGTGTCCTCGTAGAAGTTTTTGTGATCTTTTTGTAAATAAAGTCTTTCTGGTGTGATATTTCATGTTCATCATGATTTTTGTCTGTGCTTACCTTTATGCACTGGTCTGATTTTTCTCTGGTGTCTTAGCTGCACAGAAACAGCtctcatatttttgaaaaatgtattcagTCATCTCAGCACATGCCAGTTGTGACcagatgtttctttctttttttatgtggcAGACAAGCAAAGACTACTTTCAAGTGCTTAAATTGT from Dromaius novaehollandiae isolate bDroNov1 chromosome 1, bDroNov1.hap1, whole genome shotgun sequence encodes the following:
- the FGF23 gene encoding fibroblast growth factor 23; its protein translation is MPQACPYSYRGYMLLVLCSLKATTAFLNSSPLLNPSWGSTDHLMHLYTATERNSFHLQINSEGYVDGAPHQTIYSALMIKSEGAGYVIITGVKSGRYLCMDMKGNIFGSHYFRQEDCVFKHRTLENGYDVYQSPKHNFLVSLGRVKQAFFPGMNPPPYSQFLSRRNEIPLFQFNTPEPHRNTRSADIDPMDPHQILVPQRKVSALGSQLQLQADFSHVPREPMRINQNDVVNPDDPHAMMDARRHVSPRFYITR